TCATATGCTGAAAGAAATGGAAAAAACAGCAGTATAGTTACCGCTAACTTTATCAAAAAACCAAATGATTACACAATCACAATCCAATCGCAATACAATCCGCAATATCATGCCGGAGGAGACAGCGGTTTGATTGATGGCATCTTTGGAAACGAAAACTGGCGAAAAGGAGATTGGCAAGGCTATCAGGGACAGGATTTTGAAGCCATAATCGACTTAAAAAACAGCAAAAAAGTGACTTCGCTTTCTGCGCGATTCCTGCAGGACTCCAGAGCCTGGATATTGATGCCAACCAAAGTTGAATTTTATACTTCTGAAGACAACCAGAATTTCAAACTGGTTAAGACTATCGAAAACAAAATTGACGCCAAAAACACCGAAGTTCAGATTGCCGCTTTTGAAAGCAGTATTCCTGAAACTAAGGCCAGATACGTAAAGATTAAAGCTTACAAGTACGGAAAGCTTCCCGAATGGCACCAGGGTTTTGGAGGCGATGCTTTTATTTTTATAGATGAAATAACAATCAAATAAACCAACTCCTACCATCCTGACCCTGCCAGGGTTTCAAACCCTGGCAGGGTCAGGATGGCTGATAAAAAAAGATGAAAACAGCCCTAATTCAAATACCGTTAATTTGGGAAAACCCAAAAGCCAATCGGAACTATCTCGAAGAAAAAATCAACTCCATCAAGGAAGCAGATTTGATTGTTCTTCCTGAAATGTTTACGACAGGTTTTACAATGAATCCCCAGGACGTTGCCGAAACAATACAGGGCGAAACCCTTTTATGGCTGAAACATTTGGCAAAAAGTAAAAATACAGCCATAACAGGAAGCCTTATCATTGTAGAAAACGGCAATTATTACAACAGGCTCGTTTTTGTCTTTCCGTCAGGAGAAGTGCAATACTACGATAAAAGACATCTCTTTTCTTTGGCCGGAGAGCAAAAAATCTACACTTCCGGTCAGCAAAAATTAATAGTGGAATATAAAGGCTGGAAAATATGTCCGCTGATTTGTTATGACCTGCGATTTCCGGTTTTTTCAAGAAACACAGAAAACTATGATTTGCTTATCTATGTTGCAAACTGGCCAAAACCTCGCGTAAATGCCTGGGATATTTTACTCAAAGCCCGTTCAGTTGAAAATATGTGCTATACCGTTGGAGTTAACAGAGTAGGATGGGACGATAGCAACCATGAATATATTGGCCATTCACAAGCGCTGGATTTTTTAGGAAATCCGGTACTTGAACCTCAGGAATCAGAAGGTGTTTTTATCGTTGATTTCGATAAAAATCAAATGCTCGAAGTCAGGCAGAAATTAGCCTTTTTGAATGACAGAGATTCGTTTGAAATACTGTAACGTCAATTGCCAAGATTGACCGTTTGGTCTACATCCCAATTGGCCCTGACATCTATTGCTGTTGGATAATAAACGACTTCTTCTGCCTGTCGTTTTTCCAGATAATTACCAGTGTCCCAAATCTTGTTTTTGTTTTCATCATAGATTACCCGAAGCGTAAAAAGATTCGGCTGTAGGGCCATGAAATCAATAATATCATTACCTTCGGAATACTCTGAAGCAATGAGGTCGCCTTTGGAATTGGTGATTTCAACAATAACAGGATAGTGTTTGACATTTTGCAGTCGTATACGGAGATTTCCATATTCGGAAATATTCTGGGTCTTCAGGCGGTAAGATAAAGTATCATTCGCTTTTTGCATATAATCAATAAAGGCACCCGGAAGAGCAGTAATCCTATAGGTTTCCAAGGGTTGTTTTTCGAAGTCAATCTTTACCTCCTGGTTAAAATCATCATATTCGGTAGTAAATGGAACGGCTATCGTGTCTTTATTTACTAAGGTAATCTTAGATTTGTCAATAGTAGCCAATGGCATACTGGAAGTAATGGTAAAACGGTCGCGGAAATGCAGTGTGCTGGTCTGCGAAGCCTGGAAGCTAAGCGTGTCCTTCTTCTGATTTTTTATTTTTACAGTAAACTCTTTGCTGAATTTTTCCTTGTCAATTTTAAGAAGCAGTGAATCTGTTTTTACAGGATTAAACCACACTTGCAGCGAGTCTTTTTTAGGAAATTTAGTAACTTTTACCGGAAGATTTTCAGTGTTGTTTTTTAAGGTAACAGTGGCGTTTTTACCATCTCCTACATAAGGAATGACAATTTTATTGCCGGAAGCCTGATAAGGTTTAGTGGCCTTAAAAGGAAGGATTTCTTTAAACAATTCCATTTCATACAAAGTGTCGTTTGGAATAGTCACAAATTCTTTATGGAAAGCAATCTTATCCGTATTTGGGTTGAATTTGAAATTGTTGTTCTGGTCTTTCAGGGCAACCAACAAATATTTACCTTCTTTTAGATTTTCGAGCTTAAATGTTTTAAGGCTGTCCAGAGTGTTTGTCACATATCTTGGATTTTCCTTATAAATAATCGAATCTGTAAAAGTCTCGTTTACCTCATATAGCATTACGGACACAAAATTATCTACGTTTTTGCTATAAGCGTCTTTTATAAAGCCTGATATGGAAAGCGAATCAATAGCATCTCCCGTAGAAAATACATACTTAAATTGCTGGTAGGGATTTCCCTCATTATTATCCTGAATACTGCTTCCAAAGTTAAAGCTGTAAGTAGTATTGGGCTGGAGCGTATCCTTGATTTTTATGGAAATGTATTTGCTGGCATTGGTTGGTGAAACTATTGGCGGATATTTCATTGGCGGTGAAATAATCAGCTGCTTGTTAACATCCTTGATTTTAACATATTCGTCAAAAGTAATCCTGATTTCCTGTACGTTGAAATTGGTGCTGAAATTTTTTGGTACGCTGGAACGCATAACAGGAGGAAGAGTGTCCTTTAAACCGCCGGTAATGCTGCCTCTTTTTGCACAACTTATTACTGACAAGGCCAAAATAATATATAAAAACGCAAATCGGATTCTAAACATCAGGAAATAATTTATCTACAAAATAACAATTATATTTAGAGCTGACGAAATCTTTGCAAAATTATTTCTTAGGAATGCGTATAGGCCATAGCCACAATACTGATTTTCGCATCCGGAATTTTGAGTAAAGCTTTGGCACAGGCTTCAATAGTAGTTCCGCTCGTGATGACATCATCAATCAGTAAGAAGTGTTTGCCCTGATGGATTTCTGAAAACACAACATCAAACAGGTCCTTTTTAATTGTAGTCCGGCCAAAAAAACTTTTTTGGGTTTGCGTGTCTGAGTAGATGTTCCGGTATAATATTGAGTCGTTGTACGGAACTTTGAGCAGGGATGATAATGCCAGTCCAAATTTCTCAACCTGATTATAACCCCGTTTCTTGAGCCGCTTCTTGTGGAGAGGAACCGGAATTATAAAATCTGTGTTTTTAACGATTTCTAAAAATTTCAATTCTTCACCATACCATTTGCCCAGCATAGTACCAATTTCCTGATGGTTCTGGTATTTGAGATTATGGATGAGCTGTTGAACAATTCCTTTTTTGTGAAAATAAAACATTGCAGCTCCAAATTCAATGGGAATTCTGCCGTAAAATTTTTTGATGATTTCGTTTTCCGTTTCAGAATGGTGGTTTGTCAATGGCAGTTCATGACGACAGGAAGTACAGATTACAGTTTCGTTTAGCTGCATAAATGTTCCGCAGCCAAGACATACTTGTGGGAAAAAGAGATTGAATAGGCTTTTAAACATGCTGTTTGGTTTGTAAATGGACAGCTTAAAAATAAGGAATTTTTTGACAAATTCATTTGTGGTTTTTTAAATTTAAAAACAGAATTAATTATAAGTTTCTGATACGTTGTGTTTTAAGTTTTATTTAAGAATTGGGAGAAAATGATAATTCAAAAAACGTTCGTTCAACCTGATGGATTCACTTTTGGTCGATTATTTTTTGTGGACAACAGCCGTTCGGTTAATTTCACCAAAATTTTTCAAAAAACTATGTCTTTTAAGCCAGTATTTTCTTTAATAAATATAACCGCCATTGTTTCTATTTTGACGGTGACCGCTCTTGCGGTAAAATTATATAGCATAAAAACCGAAAAAGATAATCTGGCCCACACAATAGAACTTGACAGGAAACTGCATAACAATGAGATTAGTGAAATATTGATTCGTTATGATGCGGCACTACAGCAAAATGAGCAATTGACAAAAGAATTGGAAGAACTGAAAAATAAAACAGTCCAGACAGATGATTCGGTCAAATCTAATTTTAGCCTGCTGAAAGAGAATATTTCGGTACTAACAAAAGAGAAATACACCAAAAGCACGCAGCTGGAAACACTCAATAATATCCTCAGGCTAAAACAGCTGGATTTCGAAAGCAATAAAAAAGAAATCGAAAAGCTTCATAACAAAATCAGTCAACTGGAATCTGAAATTTTGGCAAGTTCAGAAACGAAGGCAGAAAAACGAAAGCTCAGGGCTTTGAATGTGAGCGCTGTTGGTGCCAGGACGGTGTCCGAAAAAGTGTTGGAAACCAAAAAGACAAAAAACACAGAGCAGATAAAAGTATGTTTCACTCTTGAAGACAGCATGGGAATTGAAAAAGGAATCAAAGAGATTTTCATCCAGATTATTAATCCCAAAGCCAATATAGTAAGTAAAAACAAAGCCTCAATAGAGATTAAAAACCAGACACTTTTTTACAGTGCCAAAACCAGCGTCAATTATGATAAAGGTGACGTTGACGTTTGCGTTTTTGTTGACGCAAACAAACAAAATCTCATAAAAGGGAATTACATTGTCAATATATTTTCCGGAGCCCATCTTATAGGAAATACCAGTCTCAATCTTCTTTAAACTTTCTGGTTTAAAAAAACAGCATTTCCCGCGATTTTCATTCTCTTTTTATATTTTTGCACTATGGCAAAACAAGACGATTTATTTAAAAATATAGTTTCGCATGCAAAAGAATACGGATATATTTTTCCGTCAAGCGAAATTTACGATGGATTAAGTGCAGTTTATGATTATGCACAAAACGGTGTTGAACTGAAGAAAAATATCCGCGAATATTGGTGGAAAGCAATGGTGCAGATGCACGATAACATTGTAGGGATCGATGCGGCTATTTTAATGCATCCAACCACATGGAAAGCATCAGGACACGTAGATGCGTTTAATGATCCGTTGATCGATAATAAAGATTCCAAAAAAAGATACCGTGCTGATACTTTGATTGAAGATTATGCGGAAAAAATCAATCAGAAGGCACAAAAAGAAATAGAAAAAGCCAGAGCCCGCTTTGGTGAAGCTTTTAACGAGCAGGAATTTATCACTACCAATGCCAGAGTTGTAGAATATTTGGCAAAGAAGAAAGAAATTCTTGAACGTATGGCCCGTTCACTTGAAACAGAAAATCTGGCAGACGTAAAAGCGCTGATAGAAGAACTGGAAATTGCTGATCCTGAAACCGGTTCTAAAAACTGGACAGATGTTAAGCAGTTCAACCTGATGTTTGGGACAAAGTTGGGTGCATCTGCAGAAAATGCAATGGATTTATACCTACGTCCGGAAACAGCCCAGGGAATTTTCGTGAACTTCTTAAATGTGCAGAAATCGGGAAGGATGAAAGTGCCTTTCGGAATTGCGCAAACAGGAAAAGCTTTCCGAAACGAAATTGTTGCCAGACAGTTCATTTTCAGAATGAGAGAATTTGAACAGATGGAAATGCAGTTTTTTGTGAAGCCGGGTGAAGAAATGAAATGGTACGAATACTGGAAAACGACACGTTTGAACTGGCACCTGTCTCTGGGTCTTGGCAAAGAAAATTATAGATTCCATGACCATGAAAAATTAGCACATTATGCCAATGCTGCAGCTGATATCGAATTTAATTTCCCGTTTGGCTTTAAAGAACTGGAAGGTATCCACTCCAGGACAGACTTTGATTTAAAGGCACACGAAGAACATTCCGGAAGGAAACTGCAATATTTTGACCCCGAAACCAACCAAAATTATGTTCCTTATGTGGTTGAAACTTCTGTAGGACTTGACAGGATGTTTTTGGCGGTATTCTCTAATTCGTTAAAAGAAGAAACGTTGGAAGACGGATCAGTAAGAACTGTATTGAGATTACCGGCTGTTTTAGCACCAACCAAAGCAGCAGTATTGCCTTTAGTTAAAAAAGACGGACTTCCTGAATTGGCACAGGAAATTATTGAAGACCTGAAGTGGGATTTCAATGTAGCCTATGATGAGAAAGATGCTGTTGGAAGACGCTACAGAAGGCAAGATGCCTTAGGAACACCATTCTGTATTACGATAGACCACCAATCACTTGAAGACAAGACCGTAACTATTCGTCATAGAGACTCTATGAAGCAGGACCGTGTAAAAATTTCTGAATTGAAAGATATTATCAATAAAGAAGTTTCGATGAGAACCTGGCTTCAGAAAATATAAAGCAGTTAGTAATACCAAAGTAAAAAGGCACTCTTTAGAGTGCCTTTTTACTTTGTGTAAATTTTTATTTTAAAATGATTTTTCCTGTTATAGAAATGTAAAAAAAAGTATATTTGTTTTTAACTAACTCAAACTATTTAAGGATTTATGAAAAAGAAATTAATTTTAGCTTCTTTATTATTTGCTGTTTTTGCGTCTAGCTGTTCTGATTCTTCATCGGATGAATTTAATAATGGAAATGCTGGTGCTGCGCAAAAATACCTCAAAACACTTACTGTAACTCCAACAGATGGTTCTGATAGTCCTAGCAATTTTGTGGTAAATTATGATTCATCCGGAAGAGTGTCAAGTATTACGGATGGGATTCAATCAAATTTTTTCGTTTATCAGAATAATAATCTGGCAAATATTACCGGAGAAGGAGAGCCTTTCAGAATTAGCGAATTGTATCAGGCTCCTTACCAGGCTTATGAAATAGGAGAAGTCCTTAATTATGATTCAAAAGGAAACCCAACGGATTTAAGACTTTTTCAAGAAAACGAGTATGATGGTGAAATCGAAGAATTTACAGCAAAAGTAACCTATGATACAGCGCCAAATACTTTCTTTTATACACTAAAAGCTGCTGGTATTATAGATGTTTTGGATAATGTGGAACTGAATCTAAACATGCAGAGTTTACCGCCGGAAATCGTTAAAGCAAAATTATTGTTGCCGGTCAACAATCCTATAAAAGTGGTTATTAAAAATGCATCAGGAGCTGTTGTAAGTACAACTCAAACAGATTACGTTTATACTTCAGATAAATATCCAACATCGGCAACTATTACAGAAACTTCAGAAGAAGGAGTGTCGATAGTAGCCGTTGCTTATACGTATAAGCAATAAAATTCTTTTAAAAATAATAAAAAGGCTTTTTTAGAAATGAAAAAGCCTTTTTATTTTCCTCAATTCTTATTTTACATAATATTTTTGTTTTCGTTGAAAAGAACTTAAATCCGACCAATTTTTGGTTTTTTTGATGTCTTTTACTTTTTATATCAACAAAAATTAAGAATGTATTAACAACAATCCTATTTTTGCACCAAATAAATTAAATTAGTTGGATGTTTTGTGTCATAAAATGATGAAAATGATTCCCTTAAGGGGAGGAATGCCGATTAAAATAGTTAAAATAGCCCCAAAAACTACTATTCCCGCAAGTCTAAAATTTATTTACGGACTTAATCACGATGCTCTGACAAAATAAGCAGTTATATGCTGCTCTACCAAAAACAAATTTTGTTACAAGCTATTGATGAGTTATTCGTACATTATCATTAACGATAATCAAGAGAATGTTTTGAATATCCAGAGCCTTGCTGATGGATTTCAAAACTTTCGTTTGGCTGCATCTGCGAATAACTATGACGATGGCTTAAACTGTATTTTAGAACATCAGCCCGAATTGGTTTTTTTGGAAATAGACCCAAAAGACAAAAGCAGTAAGCTTTCACTTTCGCTTATTAATGAGCTGTATCGCTATCTTAAGGAAATACCAAAAATAGTTGTTACGGCAAAAAATGGTAATCTGGCTTTGGAAGCCATCAAACATGAGGTTTTTGATTATCTGGTAGCTCCATTTGAGTTGAACGATTTTCGGAAAACAATACTAAAGTTTGAAAAATCAACTCCTTCGACTACTGTCAGTTCTCCTCGGGAGCCAGAACAGAAGCCTTTTTTTGTAGATAATGACTATCCGGTTAAAAAAGACCCGGAAAAGCTCACAATCTGCATAAAGTCATATGGTGATTATCGCTTTATAGATGCGAAAGACATTCAGTATTTCCAGGCCGATAACAATTCTACAGATATCCATCTTAATAATGGTGAGATGATAACTGCCTTTAAGACCTTAAAGCATTTTGAAAATGTACTTCCGTCGCAGTTTTACAGGATTCATAATAGTTATATTGTCAATATCAATTACATTTCAAGAATCCACACCGGAAATGCAGTCTGCTATATTAAAAATACTACCACAAAACTGCCATTCTCTAAATCCTATAAAGGCAATATCGACCAAATTATAGCCGTAATCTCCAGTTCGGGCTATTTAGAAATTTAATAAGCTACCCTAAAGTTTTTCTGTTTCTACTATTTTTTTAATTCCTCATTCCCAATATCTTCAGGGAATTAGGTCTGTTTTTCTTGTCTTTTTGCTACAAAGATCAAAAAACTTCCAAAAACCATCCATCTACTATCAAAATAGTATCATTCACTAACAAACAGCACCATTCCGCAATACAGACCCGTAAATACTATGATAACTCTCAGTTGCACAGTA
This portion of the Flavobacterium lindanitolerans genome encodes:
- a CDS encoding amidohydrolase, with protein sequence MKTALIQIPLIWENPKANRNYLEEKINSIKEADLIVLPEMFTTGFTMNPQDVAETIQGETLLWLKHLAKSKNTAITGSLIIVENGNYYNRLVFVFPSGEVQYYDKRHLFSLAGEQKIYTSGQQKLIVEYKGWKICPLICYDLRFPVFSRNTENYDLLIYVANWPKPRVNAWDILLKARSVENMCYTVGVNRVGWDDSNHEYIGHSQALDFLGNPVLEPQESEGVFIVDFDKNQMLEVRQKLAFLNDRDSFEIL
- a CDS encoding Ig-like domain-containing protein: MFRIRFAFLYIILALSVISCAKRGSITGGLKDTLPPVMRSSVPKNFSTNFNVQEIRITFDEYVKIKDVNKQLIISPPMKYPPIVSPTNASKYISIKIKDTLQPNTTYSFNFGSSIQDNNEGNPYQQFKYVFSTGDAIDSLSISGFIKDAYSKNVDNFVSVMLYEVNETFTDSIIYKENPRYVTNTLDSLKTFKLENLKEGKYLLVALKDQNNNFKFNPNTDKIAFHKEFVTIPNDTLYEMELFKEILPFKATKPYQASGNKIVIPYVGDGKNATVTLKNNTENLPVKVTKFPKKDSLQVWFNPVKTDSLLLKIDKEKFSKEFTVKIKNQKKDTLSFQASQTSTLHFRDRFTITSSMPLATIDKSKITLVNKDTIAVPFTTEYDDFNQEVKIDFEKQPLETYRITALPGAFIDYMQKANDTLSYRLKTQNISEYGNLRIRLQNVKHYPVIVEITNSKGDLIASEYSEGNDIIDFMALQPNLFTLRVIYDENKNKIWDTGNYLEKRQAEEVVYYPTAIDVRANWDVDQTVNLGN
- a CDS encoding ComF family protein encodes the protein MFKSLFNLFFPQVCLGCGTFMQLNETVICTSCRHELPLTNHHSETENEIIKKFYGRIPIEFGAAMFYFHKKGIVQQLIHNLKYQNHQEIGTMLGKWYGEELKFLEIVKNTDFIIPVPLHKKRLKKRGYNQVEKFGLALSSLLKVPYNDSILYRNIYSDTQTQKSFFGRTTIKKDLFDVVFSEIHQGKHFLLIDDVITSGTTIEACAKALLKIPDAKISIVAMAYTHS
- a CDS encoding glycine--tRNA ligase, translated to MAKQDDLFKNIVSHAKEYGYIFPSSEIYDGLSAVYDYAQNGVELKKNIREYWWKAMVQMHDNIVGIDAAILMHPTTWKASGHVDAFNDPLIDNKDSKKRYRADTLIEDYAEKINQKAQKEIEKARARFGEAFNEQEFITTNARVVEYLAKKKEILERMARSLETENLADVKALIEELEIADPETGSKNWTDVKQFNLMFGTKLGASAENAMDLYLRPETAQGIFVNFLNVQKSGRMKVPFGIAQTGKAFRNEIVARQFIFRMREFEQMEMQFFVKPGEEMKWYEYWKTTRLNWHLSLGLGKENYRFHDHEKLAHYANAAADIEFNFPFGFKELEGIHSRTDFDLKAHEEHSGRKLQYFDPETNQNYVPYVVETSVGLDRMFLAVFSNSLKEETLEDGSVRTVLRLPAVLAPTKAAVLPLVKKDGLPELAQEIIEDLKWDFNVAYDEKDAVGRRYRRQDALGTPFCITIDHQSLEDKTVTIRHRDSMKQDRVKISELKDIINKEVSMRTWLQKI
- a CDS encoding LytR/AlgR family response regulator transcription factor → MSYSYIIINDNQENVLNIQSLADGFQNFRLAASANNYDDGLNCILEHQPELVFLEIDPKDKSSKLSLSLINELYRYLKEIPKIVVTAKNGNLALEAIKHEVFDYLVAPFELNDFRKTILKFEKSTPSTTVSSPREPEQKPFFVDNDYPVKKDPEKLTICIKSYGDYRFIDAKDIQYFQADNNSTDIHLNNGEMITAFKTLKHFENVLPSQFYRIHNSYIVNINYISRIHTGNAVCYIKNTTTKLPFSKSYKGNIDQIIAVISSSGYLEI